GTGCCAATGCTCACCGGGTGGCAGAGAAACTGGTCGAGGTGTTGGAGCCTAAGATCAAATCTGGCGAAATTGGTCTCAACTACCAACACAGCATGAAGTTTTCTGTCAGCACCAAGAAGGACGGCCAGGACAAGCgcttgttggagaaaatgcacTACCTGTTCCCTGGATACTGGCCTCTTCACTAACTAGATTCCTGAACTTAGAATTTGATTACATAATACACTCTGGTGTAAATTTTGATACATTTTCTCACCTGGATAATTTATTATTTACTTTCGATGTCGTTTCTTACGCCCACGGCTTCATCTATCAATGGATCATACTATACACCAGATGAAGACACCTTTTTGCAGACAAGGCGGAGAATCAGTTTTTCTAATCGAGGCACGTTAAACTCGTCCACTCCTGTTGGATCTGCGCATTTTACACCATCTCCCAGAAAACCGATCCCAGCGTTGTCTCCAAGCAAGTCCGCTGGCATACCCAATACCCCAATCAAACCGTTACTTTCATCTCCATTTAAAGTTCCTCAGAGCACTAAACCGTTAATATCTTCAACTCCTTTAGCGGGACCAAATACTCCTGTCAAGGGGCCCATGTCGCCTCTTTTGCGCAAGAAATTCCAACAGCAGTTTCCCGGCACTCCTCAGCTGTCTGAGAAGCAATCGCCACAATCAATCAACAGCAACATTTATCAGCGATCGATATTCAAGCCAAGGCACAAGTCACCTTTGAAAGAGAGCTCAAACCTGCCAACACAAGAGAAACCAGCTCAAGTCGAACCAAAGGATGAAAGCGAGTTGCAAAGTCCCTACGTTGAGCTTGCTTTGAGTAGAATAGTCAATCGCGACGCCGAAATTCGCACAGTGATAATAAACACCCTAATGATGCTACTGTACCGGTTTCTTGTGGCCGTGATTGTTCTGCTGAATGTGAAGTTTAGGCTTCGTGATGGGACATCGCTATTCCCTGCTGTCCTCAGCCAATATTCGAGTTATGTGAATCGCACAGTTTACGGAATCCTGCTGTTCAACATCGGTGTGAGCTCGCTGCGGCTGATGAAACCTCAGGACAAATGTCTAGATCTGCCTTTGACTAGTCGCCAGCGCAAGTTGCTTGGTCTTCCGCTCGTTAACGGGATGAACGTTCAGGAAGAGCTCGAGGTTGATCGGTCGGAGCACAAAATTTTGCCGAGTAGCCCAACCAAGGACATCGCGGACACGTCGCTACTAGCGCTTGATATCTCAAGATCATTTGCGAATATGAACATCTCACAGACAGAGAAATCGCCGGTTACACTTGTTTCCGAAACGCCTCAGGAGAGGATTCGCAAACAGCTACTTTCGAGGGACAACGGGCCTGCGTCGCCACAGGCTCGTTTCAAAAAACCCTCGAGCAAATTCTTATACGATACTGCCTCTGCGGGGGGATTCGACATCAACAATTCCGACGTGTCGTTCTATTAGAGTTGAATagaaagaaaataattgatTAACTTGTACTAAGAATTTTTCAGGTTGTATGTTTGTGCGTCTTGTTGGGCGAGAGTAGTACAGGCTTGCATGAGCTGGATCACATTGGTGAcctgcttgaaaaaccagACAGGTGCAGACACATAAATAAGGAATCTTGGGAACGAAATACCAATCAAAGGTAAAGCTCTAAAGTTATAGTAGTCGAGGTAAAGGGCCATGTAGAAGAGCTCGTTCAGGGCACAAACCAGGAATAGGACTATGCGGTTTTCGTAGTACAATTTGAGAAGAACGtttgtgtcttttttcatGGATTTGTGGCTCTTGGATCCGCTGGTGATACTGGCGTACATGTGAAGATAATGTGAGGCCAGGTCTAAAGAGATGAGCATTTGCCATAGGATGAACCAATTGGGATACAGCCTAGTCAAAAACACGATCAGCGAACACGTCGAGCAACGGTCGGTCACCATGTCCAAAACCGCACCAAAGGTGGTGCTCTGGTCCAGTTTTCTGGCCGCGTATCCATCAAAAGCATCCAGCAAACAGGAGGTCGAGTAAAGCACCCACATGGTGAATTTCGGATGGTTTTGCATTGTGAAAAGCGACGCAATCAGTGTCACCACGCGAACATAACCTATTATGTTCGGAATAAACCGAAAAATGTGCGATGGAGTGTACACTTTTTGGGCCATTAAAATGTTGTAGATAAACTAGATTTACCaaattttttcagcttttaCGCGGAGCGAAAAAATGAGCTCTACCAGAGACAATGCCGCGCGTCTCCGACCAGCTGCCGGAGACCAGCGGCCGCCCTTGCTGGAGTGCCCGTCATGTTCGGCAGTATTCGAAAGCAGCATAGAGCTTGAAAAGCATTTGAATCGCGGTTCCGCTCGCTCCCATGACGGGGTCGAGCATTTACGACGACTAGCTGGAAACAGAAACGATTTTGACCAATTACTACGTGAAGTTACGCAGGCCGCTGAAAAATAACAATTCCATTACCACTATATATTCTCACGCCCTCTGTGGCAGAGTGTATTTCATAAATCTGCGTTGCAACTGTTTCCGAATGCTCACCTTCTGCGCACCCACGAAACTGTCAATGGTGACCTTAATGGCCCGGTCAAGGTCTGAACTCGAAACGTACTCGCTCAGCCGCATTTTAGCAAACGATTCTGCAATCCTCAAAATACTTTCCAAATGTCTCACAGTAATCGGGAACGAGCCGGTCGTATTACTCTCTCTTCTCAAATCGGCATAAACACGCGAAACCTTGTCCATGTCCATCTGGTTCAATTTTGGATGCACCCTTGTTCTTGCGTAGTGGATATATTTCACCAGGAACTCCTGCTTTATTGGAGAgatctcctgctctttttcgcGTTCCCCGTCCTCTTCGGCTGGATGGGACCGCATGTGCGAATCAATGACAAATCCTGCAAGTCTCTCATCGGCCTCTGGATGCACAAGATCGCGAACAACACAGAGAATATCGAATCTCGACAAGATTGGCTCGGTTAAATTCACATTTTGCAGCAAGTTCAAAGTCGAGTTGTATCGACCACCAATAGGATTTGCTGCCGCAATGATGGAGCATCGGGCCTGCAGAGTGGTCACAATACCAGCCTTGGAAATGGAAATCGATTGCTGTTCCATCGCCTCGTGAATCGACGTACGATCCTGGTCGTTcatcttgtcgaactcATCAATAAGACAGACACCCTTATCTGCTAAAACCAACGCACCTCCCTCTAAAGTCCACTCTCTAGTGATTGTGTCCTTTCTCACGGAAGCGGTCAGACCGACAGCAGATGCACCTTGGCCGGTGGCGAAGACCGCTCGATGTGCTGTTTTCTCGACGTACTTGAGAATTTGCGATTTTGCAGTACCAGGgtcaccaagaagaagaacgttGATATCTCCACGAATAGAGTGTTTGCCGTTGACATCTTTAGGAACACCACCGAACAACGAGCAGGCAACGGCAGTTTTGATGTCTTTGTGTCCGTAGATGGAAGGTGCAATGGAGGCGATGATTTTGTCAATGATTCCGCGCTCTCTGCTCAGTTGACgaattttcttctcttcctcctcggtCCATTGGAAGGGCGAGAGACCGCCTTCAATCAAAGAACCGTCCGACACTCCTTTGGCCGCCCCCTCTCTCCGCCTGATAGCGTTAGCCTCAATCACAGTAGTGAAAACTGGGAAGCCGTTTTTCGCGTTGAGTGTACCATCGTATGAGTTTTTGTAAATACCGGTCACCTCAATCTCCTCTCCAGGCTTGGCAACGTCAACAAGATCCCACAGCAAAATAACCTCCTTATGGCGAGGCAGCCTTCCAGCAGGAACAGATCCGGGAGCCTCTTGCAGGGTAATTCTTTGATAGTTTCTGTATAATGTTTTTTCCGTGTTCATTCTGAACGGTCCACGAGATTGGCAGTTGGTGCAGAACGTGACACGAACTTCCTGGTTTGAGTCCTGGAAAAACGGTCCCAGCACAGCATCACACTTGAGACAGTTAAACTTGACATACTTCAGCTGCGGGAACACACCTGTTCTTCTTGTGACAACACCACTGACACGAACGAGGGAGTTCAAATTAGCCTCTCTGAGCTCTCTCAGGTTGTTAATAGTTGGGTAATCAGCAATCCGGACATGAATCTCAGAGTGGATCTGGCTGTAGTCCGGATAGTGCAGCTCGGTGGCCTCCATGGCGACCACATCAAAAATCTTTAAAATCTCTTCTGGACAGGTAGTGAGGAACAGGGCCAGAATAGCCTTCGAGTGTAGCAAGTGCACGTATGAAACTTCAAGACTCTCGCTGTTGATCTGACCAAGCGTCCGAATTCGACTTCCATACACAGACCGACCCTGTTCGTCAGTGAATTCCAGCAAGAACGATTTCAGTTCTCTGGCAATCGATCTAGTGACGTTTGGCATAACCACCCATTCAAGGATGGAAGGAGCCTTAACTTCGGCCAGAGCCTCCAGACTCAGCTCCTCTGTCAAAGGATCCATGTCATCCAGGTAATCCTCGGGATCTTCATCGTACCTATGCCTTCTACGCCGTCTCTGGATAGGCAAACCGTACTCATCTCTTGGCACATCATTGTCCATAGCGTCATCAAGATCCAAGTTAGCACCTCGCACCAGCTGATCACGCTGATTGAGCATCTGGTCGACGCGTCTCCTTTCTGCAGCAGACAACTCTTCATACTCCTGGTCATCGAGATCAGCCTCTTCGTATGTGTCCTGTTCGGGATTGGCGACGTAGTCGCGCTCCATCGCGTCGCCAATCAGATCCACGCCGGTTTGCTCTTCCAACTGCTCTTCCAAATCATCCACATCATTGAAATATTcgcgttcttcttcttcctcttcatcgtcgAAAGGGAGACCAGGGGAAGAAGGCATGTGTCGAGGAGACGATCCGGCTGACGAGCCAGCgccagctggtgaagacGGCATCACAGGACCCGTGCCGACCTCCTCATCGCTCTCATCGTCGATAAtcgttctctttcttggacTACGTCTGGACATGGTGGAAGGAAAAGAGTTTTTTTGATTGAAACATTTGCGGCGCGATCCTGCCTTTTTGGGATAATTACTGACGCGAAAGTAAGTTATTAAGATTTTTAGGGTTAATTGGGAGATTTTTTTAGGGCTGCGAACTAAACCCAGAATCTCAATTTTCGCGGAGGCTTAGTTGGACGACAAAACAACACAAAGAATTACCCATTTTCTGTTCTTTCTACTCCGACAACATGATAACATGCTGTAGCCGAATCACCGTTTTGCCTTTAATTGAGTAGGCACATAAACTgcagattttgaagacAAGTCAAATGTCTGCCTGTGGCTGCTCGCGCCCAAATTTGACCCATTCCTGATCTCACACAAAAAATTCCCTAATTTTTTCTccctttttcaagattaCCGCTAGGAACATGGATAAACAGACCCACTTTCGGCGATATACCATTGGTAGTTCCGATCGCGGTATACTGGATCCCGAAAGCCAGCGCGTAGGACGGAAACGATCTCTCGTTAGAAGGGAACGTTCCGTTCGTTACAAGAAAGGAGGGCAGATCAATAGAGCGTCGTCACTTCGCTCTTTCGATCATCTCCACGATACGAAACCTCTTCGCAGATCTTCGCTCACGCATTCATTCACCCTGGATACATTGTCTCAACAGAATGGGGACCGACTTATCCAAGACCTAGAGAAAAGAAACAGAGGCATTTCTTATGCACCTCCAACTGATGTCCTGACAGCATTGGCAGAAAAGTCGGAGAGCGATGCCCTGGATCCAATTGGTGAAGAGCCTGATCTATTGAGGAATGCGCTCCCTCAATTCAAACATCTAGAAACAGATCCCAAAATCACTTCTTACTGGAAAATGTACTGCTATGCCATGACTTTTTGGGCTCCACCGCCATTACTATCGTTTTTCGGTTTTAAAACGAAAGAACGACAATACGCTTGGAGAGAGAAAATTGCTCTGATTTCTATCATTCTTTGCACTGGCTCCATTATTGCTTTTCTCACCTTTGGCTTTACAAGGAC
This window of the Ogataea parapolymorpha DL-1 chromosome VII, whole genome shotgun sequence genome carries:
- a CDS encoding CDP-diacylglycerol--inositol 3-phosphatidyltransferase → MAQKVYTPSHIFRFIPNIIGYVRVVTLIASLFTMQNHPKFTMWVLYSTSCLLDAFDGYAARKLDQSTTFGAVLDMVTDRCSTCSLIVFLTRLYPNWFILWQMLISLDLASHYLHMYASITSGSKSHKSMKKDTNVLLKLYYENRIVLFLVCALNELFYMALYLDYYNFRALPLIGISFPRFLIYVSAPVWFFKQVTNVIQLMQACTTLAQQDAQTYNLKNS
- a CDS encoding DNA replication licensing factor MCM2, with the protein product MSRRSPRKRTIIDDESDEEVGTGPVMPSSPAGAGSSAGSSPRHMPSSPGLPFDDEEEEEEREYFNDVDDLEEQLEEQTGVDLIGDAMERDYVANPEQDTYEEADLDDQEYEELSAAERRRVDQMLNQRDQLVRGANLDLDDAMDNDVPRDEYGLPIQRRRRRHRYDEDPEDYLDDMDPLTEELSLEALAEVKAPSILEWVVMPNVTRSIARELKSFLLEFTDEQGRSVYGSRIRTLGQINSESLEVSYVHLLHSKAILALFLTTCPEEILKIFDVVAMEATELHYPDYSQIHSEIHVRIADYPTINNLRELREANLNSLVRVSGVVTRRTGVFPQLKYVKFNCLKCDAVLGPFFQDSNQEVRVTFCTNCQSRGPFRMNTEKTLYRNYQRITLQEAPGSVPAGRLPRHKEVILLWDLVDVAKPGEEIEVTGIYKNSYDGTLNAKNGFPVFTTVIEANAIRRREGAAKGVSDGSLIEGGLSPFQWTEEEEKKIRQLSRERGIIDKIIASIAPSIYGHKDIKTAVACSLFGGVPKDVNGKHSIRGDINVLLLGDPGTAKSQILKYVEKTAHRAVFATGQGASAVGLTASVRKDTITREWTLEGGALVLADKGVCLIDEFDKMNDQDRTSIHEAMEQQSISISKAGIVTTLQARCSIIAAANPIGGRYNSTLNLLQNVNLTEPILSRFDILCVVRDLVHPEADERLAGFVIDSHMRSHPAEEDGEREKEQEISPIKQEFLVKYIHYARTRVHPKLNQMDMDKVSRVYADLRRESNTTGSFPITVRHLESILRIAESFAKMRLSEYVSSSDLDRAIKVTIDSFVGAQKVSIRKQLQRRFMKYTLPQRA